In Nitrospirota bacterium, the DNA window AAGAACACTGTCTTGTACCATCAAAAAGCTGCATACTCTCGCCTAGTTCCGACGATACAACTCGCCATGATAATATATAAACTTAATATCTTTCAGCTATTTAGAGTTCATAGTGAATCTGTAGCGTAATATGTTCAAATCTTTGGAGCTGACCACCTTCCACACCTACACCGGCCTTGCCTTCCCCTACCAAAAGTTTTACCAAGCAGACACCTCAAGTCCTTGTTTTACTGAATTGATTTGAAGCTGAGACGCCACCAGACCTACAGATGCGAACTAGGGCACTGCTCTTGCTCAGCCTCCCCCACTGGCAGTGCATACCCGAATCAGACCTACCATGGTCGGGGCATCTGCCTCTCATTGGGGCCTGCATAAAATCCGCTTCGATCGATACTCGTAGTGGCGGATAGTGAAATACGGAGGATCTAGACCATGCGCCAAGCGATACACCAACCATTACATTTGACTCTCATGATGCTATTTGGCGTTGTAGCCACGCCGCTACTGCTTCATCCCATGTCCTCCGCCTCCGCCCAGCAGCTGACAGGCCAACCTAGCCAGGAAACCAGCAGAACAGGTATTCAAAGTCGCCGACTCGATAACATGCCCCCTGCCTCTCCATCCCCAATGAGATCCTTGGAACAGAAGAATGCACAACCCACAGTTCGCAAACCGCACCGACTGATTCGAAAGCCTGATAGCAATCCCATTGCGTCCGTCGAGCCCTCCCCATCAGCCTCCTTACCCACAATTTCATCGACGCCACAAAACGACAACCCAACTTCTCAACCAAAAGAACCCTCAACGCTCAGCAGAAGCGTCGGAGCAGCCATACCTCTTGCGGCCATGAGCGCCGCTCCGACGCCAAACATCGGATCCATTGCAACTGGCACAGCGTTGGCCGGATCTGTCCCACTGGCCGCTGCGAGCACGGCTAACCCGGGCAACTCAGGCCCCAGAGGTTCCGGTGGGCGAACAATGCGTAGATTGGCCGCAGAGATGCCAAGACTAGCCCAATTGATCGCACCGCCTTCGGCCCCAGCAGTTTCAGTTGTTCCCGCGATCGGAATAAGTCCGACCAGTCTGTCTTTTATAGCTCAGCAAGGAAGCAGCAATCCCGCCGCACAGACCTTAACCATCAGCAATATCGGTGGTGGAATCTTGAGCTGGACTGCGAGCGATAGCGCAGCCTGGATGTCGCTCAGTTCCTCTGCGGGGACCGGAGCTGGCTCCGTGTCTGTAAGCGTAACTACCGGAGCCCTGACAGCAGGAAGTTATAGCGGTACCGTGATGCTCAGCGCGACCGGAGCCTCTCCGGTCATTGTCCCTGTTTCATTTACCGTCACCACTACTCCCATGGCTCCCGCGATTGGCGCAAGTCCAGCAAGCTTCTCCTTCACAGCACAGGCGGGGTCCAATCCGGCAACCCAAACCCTGACGATCAGCAACACAGGTGGCGGAACCTTGAACTGGACCGCTAGCGACAATGCCGCTTGGCTGACGTTGTCGACAACCACCGGTACCGGAAACGGCACTACTACTTTGACAGTGAATACCACCACTCTGACGGCAGGGAGCTACAATGCTCTCATTACACTCTCTGCCCCAGGGGCAACATCCGTCACCGTCCCGGTAGCGCTCACCGTCACGGCAGCGCCGGTACCACCAGCGATCGGAGCAAGTCCGCTCAGTCTGTCGTTTACGGCACAACAAGGAGGCGCCAACCCAGCAACTCAGGCGCTAGCCATCAGCAACACCGGCGGTGGCACATTGACGTGGACGGCCAGCGATGATGCAGCATGGCTGGCAGTCGCACCAGCCTCAGGAACCGGCAACGGCGCGGTAACCGTTACCGCCTTACTAGGAGCGCTAGCCACTGGAACCCATAATGGAACGATCACACTCTCCGCCACTGGAGCCTCTTCAGTTTCCATTCCTGTCAGCCTTACGGTCACAGCGGCCCCCGTGCCGCCGGCGATTGGCGCAAGCCCGACCAGTCTGACCTTTGCCGCGACACAGGGTGGAGTTAATCCAGCAAACCAGACTCTGACCATTAGCAACACCGGCGGTGGCACATTGACGTGGTCAGTCAGCGACAATGCCGCTTGGCTGACAGCGTCCCCAATCTCAGGTACAGGCAATGGAACGGTAACCCTGACCGCAGCGACCGGCAGCCTGGCTGCGGGCAGCCATACTGGTACGATAACGATCGCGGCCACTGGCGCCACTTCGGTTACCGTTCCCGTAACTTTTGCAGTTGCGGCTCCACCGACAATTGGCATGAGCCCGTCCAGCCTGTCCTTTACCGCTCAGCAAGGAGGAGGAAACCCCGCCGCACAAACTCTGAATATCAGTAACACCGGTGGCGGAACCTTGAGCTGGAGCGCAACTCCCGACACCACCTGGCTGGCAGCCTCACCCTCCTCCGCCACTGGAAATGGTGCGGTATCCGTAAGCGTGACGACGGGAATCCTAACAGCCGGCAGCTATACCGGAAATATCACCCTGAGCGCGACCGGAGCATCGAGTAGAACCGTTCCCGTAACATTCACCGTTACCGCAGCCCCCAGTATCAGCTTGAGCCCAACAAGTCTGACCTATACAGCAACACAGGGCGGATCAAATCCGGC includes these proteins:
- a CDS encoding choice-of-anchor D domain-containing protein, encoding MPRLAQLIAPPSAPAVSVVPAIGISPTSLSFIAQQGSSNPAAQTLTISNIGGGILSWTASDSAAWMSLSSSAGTGAGSVSVSVTTGALTAGSYSGTVMLSATGASPVIVPVSFTVTTTPMAPAIGASPASFSFTAQAGSNPATQTLTISNTGGGTLNWTASDNAAWLTLSTTTGTGNGTTTLTVNTTTLTAGSYNALITLSAPGATSVTVPVALTVTAAPVPPAIGASPLSLSFTAQQGGANPATQALAISNTGGGTLTWTASDDAAWLAVAPASGTGNGAVTVTALLGALATGTHNGTITLSATGASSVSIPVSLTVTAAPVPPAIGASPTSLTFAATQGGVNPANQTLTISNTGGGTLTWSVSDNAAWLTASPISGTGNGTVTLTAATGSLAAGSHTGTITIAATGATSVTVPVTFAVAAPPTIGMSPSSLSFTAQQGGGNPAAQTLNISNTGGGTLSWSATPDTTWLAASPSSATGNGAVSVSVTTGILTAGSYTGNITLSATGASSRTVPVTFTVTAAPSISLSPTSLTYTATQGGSNPANQTVTLTNTGGIANWIVSDTASWLSVTPPSGSSSSTLTAAVNTTGLTAGTYNGTITVSATGATSRTVVVTLTVSAPTTYSVTLTWAANTEPDLAGYKVYRRTASGAYGAAIATVSAGTLSYQATGLSASTTYFFAVTAYDSAGNESGLSTEARIDIP